A single Aminivibrio sp. DNA region contains:
- a CDS encoding DRTGG domain-containing protein: MKLRDVAQSIRAEVLYGEELLDTIDIECAYGADLMSDVLAFARPGSLLLTGLTNIQIVRTAQMLDLPAVVFVRGKKPQEAAVKLASQIKMPLLLCQMSMFETCGILFAKGILPCHIPDRGV, from the coding sequence ATGAAATTGAGGGACGTGGCACAGAGTATACGGGCGGAAGTGCTCTACGGAGAGGAACTGCTCGACACCATCGACATCGAGTGCGCCTACGGCGCCGACCTTATGAGCGACGTGCTGGCCTTTGCCCGTCCGGGATCCCTTCTCCTCACCGGGCTGACGAACATCCAGATTGTCAGGACAGCCCAGATGCTCGACCTCCCTGCTGTGGTCTTCGTCCGCGGGAAGAAGCCCCAGGAGGCGGCGGTGAAGCTTGCCTCCCAGATCAAGATGCCGCTGCTTCTGTGCCAGATGAGCATGTTCGAGACGTGCGGCATTCTCTTCGCGAAAGGAATTCTGCCCTGTCACATACCTGACAGAGGGGTGTAG
- a CDS encoding ATP-binding protein, whose translation MGQEPYVEEYTIQAGDFTSIGEASTKFRATLKMLGIPSEVVRRAAVVAYEAEMNAMIHGGGGTLRMTVASDHLEIMAADQGPGIPDVALAMQEGYSTASDEIRELGFGAGMGLPNIERNSDRMNIETEVGTGTVLTARIDFPGQ comes from the coding sequence GTGGGGCAGGAGCCGTACGTCGAGGAGTATACTATCCAGGCGGGGGATTTTACCTCTATCGGCGAAGCCTCCACGAAATTCCGGGCGACCCTCAAGATGCTCGGGATTCCCTCGGAAGTTGTCCGAAGGGCGGCGGTAGTGGCCTATGAGGCGGAGATGAACGCCATGATCCATGGGGGAGGGGGAACTCTCCGCATGACAGTGGCGTCGGATCACCTGGAGATCATGGCCGCCGATCAGGGGCCGGGCATTCCCGACGTCGCTCTGGCCATGCAGGAAGGGTATTCCACCGCCTCCGACGAGATTCGGGAGCTTGGGTTCGGTGCGGGAATGGGACTGCCGAACATCGAGCGGAATTCCGACAGGATGAACATCGAAACGGAAGTGGGAACCGGGACGGTCCTCACAGCGAGAATAGACTTTCCGGGACAGTGA
- a CDS encoding [Fe-Fe] hydrogenase large subunit C-terminal domain-containing protein has product MSGGIRVREARCRGCANCIKSCPTEAIRVIDGLIRIIPDLCIDCGECIRSCRDKAITLNEDEWDLLKSRDGLVLMADPTFYVQVGAYSRPRLMKEALEHHGLRDIAEYASIAFDLAAYAAAGVIREGGENRPYISTYCPAVIRLIQINFPELVGRILPVESPLETAVTIWRNATGGKEKVTLVAPCPAKATLVRCPVGREKSSLEYVVSVQKVIRDLLACNVKVTGTKTKAISRRWLLWSISGGESRHISSFSDKGLTSVAVSGLRNTMDLLNELELGRFGGVDFIECRACDLGCIGGTGTYESRFLSQLRLDNIETEWLPSHEEMEEIRTCYDKGIWRLDNPIQVKERLPLSQDLGEAMAKLREMDAIYAGLPHIDCGSCGRPSCRALAEDIVRGQGDETDCIFKLRERITALSGEIRALSSKLPHTLHPSGKKRQGT; this is encoded by the coding sequence GTGTCCGGAGGAATTAGGGTTCGTGAAGCCCGGTGCCGAGGGTGCGCCAACTGCATAAAATCGTGTCCCACCGAAGCTATCCGGGTGATTGACGGACTGATACGCATAATCCCCGATCTGTGTATCGATTGCGGAGAGTGCATACGAAGCTGCAGGGACAAAGCCATCACCTTGAACGAGGATGAATGGGATCTTCTCAAGTCCAGGGATGGGCTGGTCCTCATGGCAGATCCCACCTTTTATGTCCAGGTGGGCGCCTATTCCCGCCCAAGGCTCATGAAGGAGGCCCTGGAACATCACGGGCTCAGGGACATTGCGGAGTATGCATCGATAGCCTTTGACCTTGCTGCCTACGCGGCGGCGGGCGTCATCCGTGAGGGAGGGGAAAACCGTCCGTATATCTCCACCTACTGCCCTGCCGTCATCAGGCTCATCCAGATCAACTTCCCGGAGCTCGTGGGAAGAATCCTGCCAGTGGAATCGCCCCTGGAGACGGCGGTTACCATCTGGAGGAATGCCACGGGAGGCAAGGAAAAAGTGACCCTCGTCGCTCCCTGTCCCGCCAAGGCAACCCTCGTCCGGTGCCCCGTGGGCAGAGAGAAGAGCTCTCTGGAGTACGTGGTAAGCGTACAAAAGGTCATCCGCGACCTTCTCGCCTGTAACGTCAAGGTAACGGGCACGAAGACGAAGGCTATCAGCAGACGGTGGCTTCTCTGGTCCATTTCCGGGGGCGAGTCGAGGCATATTTCGTCCTTCTCGGACAAGGGGCTCACCTCAGTGGCCGTCTCCGGCCTGAGAAATACCATGGACCTGCTCAACGAGCTGGAACTCGGCCGGTTCGGGGGAGTGGACTTCATCGAGTGCAGGGCCTGCGATCTCGGATGCATCGGCGGAACGGGAACCTACGAATCCCGGTTCCTCTCCCAGCTTCGCCTCGACAATATCGAGACGGAGTGGCTGCCCTCCCACGAGGAGATGGAAGAAATACGGACCTGCTACGACAAGGGGATATGGCGCCTGGACAATCCTATCCAGGTGAAGGAGCGGCTGCCCCTCTCCCAGGACCTGGGGGAAGCCATGGCCAAGCTCCGGGAGATGGACGCCATTTACGCAGGGTTGCCCCACATAGACTGCGGATCCTGCGGCCGTCCCTCCTGCCGTGCCCTTGCGGAGGACATCGTCCGCGGGCAGGGAGACGAGACGGACTGCATCTTCAAACTGAGAGAGCGCATCACCGCCCTGAGCGGTGAGATACGGGCTCTTTCGTCCAAGCTGCCCCACACCCTTCATCCCTCGGGAAAAAAGAGGCAGGGGACATGA
- a CDS encoding serine kinase, giving the protein MKISGITELLGLTVYSPGDPAREIGGVIIGDLLSFIMAEAREGWLWITIQVHLNVAAVAVLKEVPFVLIASGRKPEKDLVDRCLAEGITLAGTDMSAFEAAGRLWEAGPKRLT; this is encoded by the coding sequence ATGAAGATTTCCGGCATTACGGAACTCCTCGGCCTCACGGTCTATTCCCCCGGCGACCCGGCCAGGGAGATAGGAGGCGTCATTATAGGAGACCTTCTGAGCTTCATCATGGCGGAGGCCAGGGAAGGATGGCTCTGGATCACTATCCAGGTGCATCTGAACGTGGCGGCGGTGGCCGTTCTCAAGGAAGTGCCCTTTGTCCTCATAGCGTCCGGGAGAAAACCGGAGAAGGATCTCGTCGACCGGTGCCTTGCCGAAGGCATCACCCTCGCAGGCACGGATATGTCAGCCTTCGAGGCTGCAGGGCGGCTCTGGGAGGCCGGCCCGAAAAGGCTGACATGA
- a CDS encoding histidinol-phosphatase, whose product MSPAPFWVDLHLHTVLSPCGELEMGAPEIVEAYRKAGIALCAVTDHNASDNVEAVAEAAGGNPVVLPGMEVQTAEDIHVLVIFPGLSEAGNFQKWLWKKMPPVANRPEIFGDQLIIDKDNGITGEQKILLVQGAGYSADETAEEARSRGGLVILAHLDRPSFSYEAVLGPVPDDFPCHALELSPAVSHSEFARWRERYPHRIFIRSSDSHRLSTISRDRCTAMMLESPCFSEVELALGGREGRSVVCPWGDGYRWRRSSSA is encoded by the coding sequence ATGAGCCCGGCCCCCTTCTGGGTGGACCTTCATCTTCATACAGTCCTTTCTCCCTGCGGCGAACTGGAAATGGGGGCTCCGGAGATCGTGGAAGCCTACAGGAAGGCGGGCATCGCCCTCTGCGCCGTGACCGACCACAATGCCTCGGACAACGTGGAGGCAGTCGCCGAGGCCGCCGGAGGCAACCCTGTCGTTCTTCCCGGGATGGAAGTGCAGACTGCGGAGGATATTCATGTACTCGTGATTTTCCCCGGCCTTTCTGAGGCCGGGAATTTTCAGAAGTGGCTCTGGAAGAAAATGCCGCCGGTGGCGAACCGTCCGGAAATTTTCGGAGACCAGCTGATCATCGACAAGGACAACGGCATCACCGGAGAGCAGAAAATTCTGCTTGTCCAAGGTGCAGGGTATTCCGCCGACGAGACGGCTGAAGAGGCCCGGAGCAGGGGAGGGCTGGTTATCCTCGCCCACCTTGACCGGCCGTCCTTTTCCTACGAGGCGGTTCTCGGCCCTGTACCCGACGATTTTCCCTGCCACGCCCTGGAACTTTCCCCCGCAGTTTCCCACAGTGAATTTGCCCGTTGGAGAGAACGGTACCCCCATCGTATCTTCATCCGCTCTTCCGATTCCCACAGGCTTTCCACCATCTCCCGGGACAGGTGCACCGCCATGATGCTGGAATCCCCATGCTTCAGCGAGGTTGAGCTCGCCCTCGGCGGCCGGGAAGGACGCTCGGTGGTCTGCCCCTGGGGCGACGGTTACCGGTGGCGCCGCTCCAGCTCGGCGTAG
- the hisIE gene encoding bifunctional phosphoribosyl-AMP cyclohydrolase/phosphoribosyl-ATP diphosphatase HisIE — MKFDGDGLVPVIVQDVLSGEVLMMAWANREALEAALSSGMMTFWSRSRREIWKKGETSGNTLALQELRLDCDGDALLALAEPAGPACHTGERTCFHRLLTPPCEGRGTFPGVLWRYLEKRRFDDPAESYTARLLSKGLRRVAQKVGEEGVETALAVAAGDRKETVCEAADLLYHLEAALLASGVSPREVYAELERRHR; from the coding sequence GTGAAATTTGACGGAGACGGACTGGTTCCCGTCATCGTGCAGGATGTCCTTTCCGGAGAGGTGCTCATGATGGCCTGGGCGAACAGGGAAGCGCTTGAAGCCGCTCTTTCCTCCGGCATGATGACCTTCTGGAGCCGGTCCCGCAGGGAGATCTGGAAAAAGGGCGAAACAAGCGGAAACACCCTCGCCCTCCAGGAACTCAGGCTGGACTGCGACGGTGATGCCCTTCTCGCCCTTGCGGAACCGGCCGGCCCCGCATGTCACACGGGAGAACGGACGTGCTTCCACAGGCTTCTCACCCCCCCCTGCGAAGGACGGGGAACTTTTCCCGGCGTCCTTTGGAGATACCTGGAAAAACGACGTTTTGACGACCCCGCCGAAAGCTACACCGCTCGGCTCCTGTCAAAGGGGCTGCGGAGAGTGGCGCAGAAGGTCGGGGAGGAAGGGGTTGAAACCGCTCTTGCCGTGGCGGCCGGAGACAGGAAGGAAACGGTATGCGAGGCGGCGGACCTTCTCTATCACCTCGAGGCGGCCCTGCTCGCTTCCGGAGTGAGCCCCAGAGAAGTCTACGCCGAGCTGGAGCGGCGCCACCGGTAA
- the hisF gene encoding imidazole glycerol phosphate synthase subunit HisF, whose amino-acid sequence MLTKRIIPCLDVKDGRVVKGVNFVNLRDAGDPARMAAAYMEEGADELVFLDITASAERRRTMTAWVSSVADALFIPFTVGGGISSVEQARDIITLGADKISLNSAAVRNPSLIEECAALLGKQAVVLAVDAGRCGTGKWEVFIDGGRTPTGQDALEWIVEGVRRGCGEILLTSMDRDGVKRGYDDELNAMVSGKVPVPLIASGGAGSMEHILNTFRAGSDAALAASVFHFGEIRIPDLKRYLAERGIPVRPPR is encoded by the coding sequence ATGCTGACGAAAAGAATCATCCCCTGCCTGGACGTCAAGGACGGAAGGGTGGTCAAGGGAGTAAACTTTGTGAACCTCAGGGACGCCGGGGATCCGGCCAGGATGGCCGCCGCATACATGGAGGAGGGAGCCGATGAACTGGTATTCCTCGACATCACAGCCTCGGCGGAGCGAAGGCGGACCATGACCGCCTGGGTATCGTCGGTTGCCGATGCCCTGTTTATCCCCTTTACCGTAGGAGGCGGAATTTCGTCGGTGGAACAGGCCAGGGATATTATCACCCTCGGGGCGGACAAAATCTCGCTGAACTCCGCCGCGGTCCGGAATCCTTCCCTCATCGAGGAATGTGCCGCTCTGCTCGGAAAGCAGGCTGTGGTGCTGGCGGTGGACGCCGGGCGGTGCGGAACGGGGAAATGGGAAGTTTTCATCGACGGAGGAAGAACCCCTACCGGGCAGGACGCCCTGGAGTGGATCGTAGAAGGTGTCCGGAGGGGATGCGGAGAGATTCTGCTGACCTCCATGGACAGGGACGGGGTGAAAAGGGGTTACGACGACGAACTCAACGCCATGGTCTCGGGAAAGGTTCCTGTCCCTCTCATCGCCTCAGGCGGCGCCGGGTCCATGGAGCATATACTGAACACATTCCGGGCAGGAAGCGACGCCGCCCTGGCGGCCTCCGTCTTCCACTTCGGGGAGATACGCATCCCCGATCTGAAACGCTATCTCGCGGAACGGGGCATTCCCGTCCGCCCGCCGAGGTGA
- a CDS encoding 1-(5-phosphoribosyl)-5-[(5-phosphoribosylamino)methylideneamino] imidazole-4-carboxamide isomerase: MEIFPAMDLFGGEIVRLRQGRFDERTVFGSDIAGTARSFLEAGADWIHVIDLEGAKKGFPCHLSAIETLQAAGLRIQYGGGLRTEEHLEAAFSAGAERVYSGSLFASDPAGGETLFRRFGKSVIPAVDIRNGRVAVSGWQETAALSPERLVERIAASGFTLFLVTAVHRDGTGTGPDREMYRSLRSSFPDLSFIAAGGISSLEDIRTLARDGMSGAVLGRALYEGAVRLEDALKEASEC; the protein is encoded by the coding sequence ATGGAGATTTTCCCGGCCATGGATCTTTTCGGGGGGGAAATTGTCCGACTCCGGCAAGGACGATTCGATGAACGGACGGTGTTCGGCTCCGATATCGCGGGAACGGCCCGCTCCTTCCTGGAAGCAGGAGCTGATTGGATCCACGTCATCGACCTCGAGGGGGCGAAAAAAGGCTTCCCCTGCCATCTTTCCGCCATCGAAACGCTACAGGCCGCAGGGCTCAGGATCCAGTACGGCGGAGGCCTCCGGACGGAGGAACACCTTGAAGCAGCTTTTTCGGCAGGGGCCGAAAGAGTCTACTCCGGCAGCCTGTTCGCCTCTGACCCAGCCGGGGGAGAAACTCTTTTCCGGAGGTTCGGGAAGAGTGTCATCCCCGCAGTGGACATCCGGAACGGCCGGGTTGCCGTCTCCGGCTGGCAGGAAACGGCCGCCCTCTCTCCGGAACGGCTCGTGGAACGGATCGCCGCTTCGGGATTTACCCTATTCCTCGTCACCGCCGTTCATCGGGACGGAACGGGGACGGGACCGGACAGGGAGATGTACCGAAGCCTGAGGAGCTCCTTTCCCGATCTTTCCTTTATCGCCGCCGGCGGCATATCGTCCCTGGAGGACATCCGCACCCTGGCCCGGGACGGAATGTCCGGCGCCGTCCTCGGCAGGGCTCTGTACGAGGGGGCGGTGCGGCTCGAGGACGCCCTGAAGGAGGCTTCGGAATGCTGA
- the hisH gene encoding imidazole glycerol phosphate synthase subunit HisH, which produces MIAIVDYQVGNTGNVRRAFNSLGEEALLLSSPAELTPEFSLAVLPGVGAFGPASARLRASGWADRLIAWAAEGNPLLGICLGMQLLCERGLEDGDHPGLGLIPGEIRLLEAEKIPHMGWNSVEWTGKPPEFTPAVPSGEYFYFVHSYALFDPAFAAGQTSVGGTVFTSMVLRGRIAGFQFHPERSGRVGLDHLSLVSAHIRKKVP; this is translated from the coding sequence ATGATCGCCATCGTCGACTACCAGGTGGGCAATACGGGCAATGTCCGCCGGGCTTTCAACTCCCTCGGGGAGGAAGCCCTGCTTCTTTCCTCCCCGGCGGAGCTCACGCCGGAATTCTCCCTGGCCGTCCTCCCGGGAGTGGGGGCCTTCGGCCCTGCTTCGGCAAGACTCAGGGCATCAGGCTGGGCGGACCGCCTTATTGCATGGGCTGCGGAAGGGAATCCTCTTCTCGGCATCTGCCTCGGCATGCAGCTCCTCTGCGAACGGGGTCTCGAGGACGGGGATCATCCCGGCCTCGGCCTCATACCGGGAGAAATTCGCCTCCTGGAAGCAGAGAAAATCCCCCACATGGGATGGAACTCGGTGGAATGGACGGGGAAGCCCCCCGAATTCACCCCTGCGGTCCCCTCGGGAGAATATTTTTACTTCGTTCACAGCTACGCTCTGTTCGACCCAGCCTTTGCCGCAGGGCAGACATCTGTGGGAGGTACCGTCTTCACCTCCATGGTTCTCAGGGGACGGATCGCCGGTTTTCAGTTCCATCCGGAGCGGAGCGGCCGGGTAGGCCTGGACCATCTTTCCCTGGTTTCCGCCCACATACGGAAGAAGGTGCCTTGA
- a CDS encoding imidazoleglycerol-phosphate dehydratase, with translation MTVKLERKTKETAISLELLPEGGEISVSVTCGFLRHMVELFAFHAGMGLVVEAVGDEEVDWHHLTEDLGIVLGRAFGTAAAEKPRKRYGWCALPMDGSLVLAAADLGGRGQFEWKGVFPAEKCGDFDLELIPEFWKAFCREGKITLHAQALACDNAHHLAEALFKGTGRAMRDAFLPAENLQSTKGTFV, from the coding sequence ATGACAGTAAAACTGGAGCGAAAAACGAAAGAAACGGCGATTTCCCTTGAACTTCTTCCGGAGGGAGGAGAGATCAGTGTGTCGGTCACCTGCGGCTTTCTCCGCCACATGGTGGAGCTGTTCGCTTTCCATGCCGGCATGGGGCTGGTGGTGGAGGCGGTCGGGGACGAAGAAGTGGACTGGCACCACCTCACTGAGGACCTGGGCATCGTCCTGGGACGGGCCTTCGGCACGGCGGCGGCTGAAAAACCGAGAAAGCGGTACGGATGGTGCGCCCTTCCCATGGATGGTTCCCTCGTGCTGGCCGCGGCGGACCTGGGCGGCAGGGGGCAGTTTGAATGGAAGGGCGTTTTCCCGGCGGAAAAGTGCGGCGACTTTGACCTGGAGCTCATCCCGGAATTCTGGAAGGCCTTCTGCAGGGAGGGCAAAATCACGCTCCACGCCCAGGCCCTCGCCTGCGACAACGCCCACCATCTCGCCGAAGCCCTCTTCAAGGGGACGGGACGGGCCATGAGAGATGCGTTCCTCCCCGCGGAGAACCTTCAGAGCACCAAGGGGACTTTTGTATGA
- the hisG gene encoding ATP phosphoribosyltransferase has protein sequence MLTIALPTGRVFTDAAEMISLAGLPCDGLASPGRKLVIEAGDFRYILAKPSDVPLYVSYGTADLAFVGGDVLLESAMPVVELLDTGAGRCSVVVAGPRSQAERFRGHASELMGLKVATKYPRIADGHFSARGAQVDIIHLHGSIELAPKLGLSDCILDIVQTGSTLRANSLEVLEHVCDVSLRLVASRKSTALRWKEVRSVMNKISSLVKEKRS, from the coding sequence ATGCTCACCATAGCCCTTCCCACGGGCCGGGTATTTACGGATGCCGCGGAGATGATCTCCCTGGCGGGGCTGCCTTGCGACGGACTCGCTTCCCCTGGAAGAAAACTCGTCATAGAAGCGGGCGATTTCCGGTATATACTTGCCAAACCCTCCGACGTTCCCCTGTACGTGAGCTATGGGACGGCGGACCTGGCCTTTGTCGGCGGCGACGTCCTTCTCGAAAGTGCCATGCCCGTGGTGGAACTGCTGGACACGGGGGCAGGCAGATGCTCCGTAGTGGTGGCAGGCCCGAGGAGCCAGGCGGAACGCTTCCGGGGACACGCTTCGGAACTCATGGGGCTGAAGGTTGCCACTAAATACCCCCGCATCGCCGACGGGCACTTCTCCGCCAGGGGAGCCCAAGTGGACATCATCCACCTCCACGGCTCCATCGAGCTGGCCCCAAAACTCGGCCTGAGCGACTGCATCCTTGATATCGTCCAGACGGGAAGCACCCTCAGGGCCAACAGTCTTGAAGTCCTGGAGCACGTATGCGACGTCTCCCTCAGGCTTGTGGCAAGCAGGAAAAGCACCGCGCTGCGGTGGAAGGAAGTCCGGTCGGTAATGAACAAAATATCTTCCCTCGTGAAGGAGAAACGGTCATGA
- a CDS encoding ATP phosphoribosyltransferase regulatory subunit encodes MMNRLPRGCVNVGGELASAMEECRRIFIAFFESWGYSPFLPSGLQLLESAWDKLPSQVRSRLVALTTPYGEPCCLRGDITLAAVAYLASHYAPEERPLRICYSDRVYMKSAPPRTSIESFQIGAELLGWEGEGADAEMLSLLLRVLDALGLERTTIALGDSTFLQRALASAESSAAESLADALRRGSLPDYFAVLEKGNIPDFYRTILSAIPRLRGDISVLAEAEKLWGRGAPLSALKTTAATLESQGYGNRISIDLSLARDPGYYSGPLFEVYSWESGRSLGGGGRYDRLLSSCGLMGQAMGFALDLEQAAGLSRFRARRSQVMAWAGGLSPDEALRRAADLSSDGTCIEMNWNVDRNTSLQAAEKRGCRSWVDLASGTAYTLPPDGKGGAS; translated from the coding sequence ATGATGAACAGGCTGCCAAGAGGTTGCGTCAATGTTGGGGGGGAGCTCGCTTCCGCCATGGAGGAGTGCCGGAGGATTTTCATCGCCTTCTTCGAAAGCTGGGGTTACTCGCCCTTTCTTCCGTCCGGTCTCCAGCTCCTTGAATCGGCATGGGACAAGCTGCCCTCCCAGGTCAGGTCACGGCTCGTCGCCCTGACCACGCCCTATGGCGAGCCGTGCTGCCTGAGGGGAGACATCACCCTGGCCGCCGTCGCGTACCTGGCGTCCCATTACGCCCCGGAAGAACGCCCCCTGCGCATCTGTTACAGCGACAGAGTGTACATGAAGTCCGCCCCTCCGAGGACGTCCATCGAATCCTTCCAGATCGGGGCGGAACTCCTCGGGTGGGAAGGGGAAGGGGCCGACGCCGAGATGCTCTCCTTGCTCCTTCGGGTTCTCGACGCCCTCGGGCTTGAACGGACGACCATTGCCCTCGGCGACTCGACATTTCTGCAAAGGGCCCTTGCGTCGGCGGAATCCTCCGCTGCTGAGAGCCTCGCCGACGCTCTCAGGAGAGGAAGTCTTCCCGACTATTTCGCCGTCCTCGAGAAAGGGAACATTCCCGATTTTTACCGGACGATCCTCTCGGCCATCCCCCGCCTCCGGGGCGACATCTCCGTCCTTGCCGAGGCGGAGAAGCTTTGGGGCAGGGGAGCCCCCCTTTCGGCCCTCAAGACAACGGCAGCGACCCTGGAAAGCCAGGGCTACGGGAACAGGATCTCCATCGACCTTTCCTTGGCAAGGGATCCGGGCTACTACAGCGGTCCCCTTTTCGAAGTCTATTCATGGGAGTCCGGCAGGTCTCTCGGAGGCGGGGGACGGTACGACAGGCTTCTTTCTTCCTGCGGTCTCATGGGGCAGGCCATGGGGTTCGCCCTCGACCTTGAACAGGCGGCAGGTCTCTCACGATTTCGCGCCCGGAGGTCGCAGGTGATGGCCTGGGCTGGGGGTCTTTCTCCGGATGAAGCCCTCCGGAGGGCGGCAGATCTTTCCTCGGACGGCACCTGTATAGAAATGAACTGGAACGTCGACAGAAACACGTCTCTCCAGGCAGCGGAAAAGCGGGGATGCCGCTCATGGGTCGATCTTGCCTCGGGGACAGCCTACACTCTCCCCCCTGACGGGAAGGGGGGTGCATCGTGA